The following are from one region of the Mustela lutreola isolate mMusLut2 chromosome 7, mMusLut2.pri, whole genome shotgun sequence genome:
- the LOC131837129 gene encoding olfactory receptor 11H6-like, whose protein sequence is MVFNHTDFYDTHLVSTALQTNEYSNINNCSSSVSEFILLGFSYTGEIQIFLFSVFSGTYILTLTGNLCIICAVRWDHRLQTPMYILLANFSFLEIWFITSTVPNMLASLLSETSTISFYGCFLQSYFFFSMGTTETFFLSAMAFDRYLAICRPLHYPTVMTVQRCIRIGAGCWVCGFLYFLLPMNLISQLPFCCCKKIDHFMCDPDILIKLSCVPAPATEIICAIYNSVLIFSTFLFITSSYFLVIRAVLRVPSVEGQHKAFSTCGSHLAVVFLFYGSIMVVYVSPTAGNPAEIQKILSLFYSVLTPLFNPLIYSFRNKEMKVALRKLFRIVRFSQRHGRNL, encoded by the coding sequence CAttacaaacaaatgaatattCCAACATAAATAATTGCTCAAGCTCTGTGAGTGAATTCATTCTTTTGGGCTTCTCTTATACCGGTGAAATTCAGATTTTCCTCTTTTCAGTCTTCTCTGGGACTTATATTCTGACACTAACTGGAAATCTATGCATTATCTGTGCTGTGAGGTGGGACCATCGACTGCAAACTCCAATGTACATCCTGCTggccaatttttcttttctggagatCTGGTTTATCACCTCCACTGTCCCTAATATGCTGGCCAGCTTACTCTCTGAGACCAGCACCATCTCCTTCTATGGCTGCTTCCTCCAATCCTACTTCTTCTTCTCCATGGGTACCACTGAGACCTTCTTCTTGTCTGCCATGGCCTTTGACAGGTACCTTGCTATCTGCAGGCCCCTGCACTACCCCACTGTCATGACTGTTCAGCGCTGCATCAGAATAggagctgggtgctgggtgtGTGGCTTCCTATACTTCCTCTTGCCTATGAACCTCATCTCTCAACTCCCATTTTGTTGTTGCAAGAAGATTGATCACTTCATGTGTGACCCAGATATCCTTATAAAGCTGTCCTGTGTGCCAGCTCCTGCTACTGAGATCATCTGTGCCATCTATAACTCAGTCCTCATTTTCTCCACCTTCCTTTTTATTACCAGCTCCTACTTCCTGGTGATTAGAGCTGTGCTGAGGGTCCCCTCAGTAGAAGGTCAGCATAAGGCCTTCTCCACCTGTGGCTCCCATCTGGCTGTGGTGTTCCTGTTCTATGGCTCTATCATGGTTGTATATGTAAGCCCAACAGCAGGCAATCCAGCTGAGATACAGAAGATTCTGAGTTTGTTCTATTCTGTTTTAACTCCTCTTTTCAACCCCTTGATCTATAGTTTCCGAAATAAGGAGATGAAGGTAGCTCTGAGAAAATTattcaggattgtgagatttaGTCAGAGGCATGGAAGAAATCTTTGA
- the LOC131835262 gene encoding olfactory receptor 4K15, with amino-acid sequence MNETNHSRVTEFVLLGLSNSQELQPFLFLIFSLLYLAILLGNFLIILTVTSDARLHTPMYFLLANLSFVDICVASFATPKMIADFLVERKTISFDACLAQIFFVHLFTGSEMVLLVSMAYDRYVAICKPLHYMTIMSRRVCIILVLISWLVGFIHTTSQLAFTVNLPFCGPNQVDSFFCDLPLVTKLACIDTYVVSLLIVADSGFLSMSSFLLLVVSYTVILITVRNRSSASMAKARSTLTAHITVVTLFFGPCIFIYVWPFSSYSVDKVLAVFYTIFTPILNPVIYTLRNKEVKAAMSKLKSRYLKPSQVSTVIRNVLFWETK; translated from the coding sequence ATGAATGAGACAAATCATTCCCGGGTAACCGAGTTTGTGTTGCTGGGGCTCTCTAATTCGCAGGAGCTCCAGCCTTTCTTGTTTCTCATATTTTCACTACTTTACCTAGCAATACTGCTGGGCAACTTTCTTATCATCCTCACTGTAACCTCAGATGCCCGCCTTCATACCCCCATGTACTTCCTGCTTGCGAACCTCTCTTTTGTAGATATATGCGTTGCCTCTTTTGCTACCCCCAAAATGATTGCAGACTTTCTGGTTGAGCGCAAGACTATTTCGTTTGATGCCTGCCTGGCCCAGATTTTCTTTGTTCACCTTTTCACTGGCAGTGAAATGGTTCTCCTTGTATCCATGGCTTATGACCGTTACGTTGCTATATGCAAACCTCTCCACTACATGACAATAATGAGTCGCCGTGTGTGTATTATACTTGTTCTTATCTCCTGGCTCGTGGGGTTCATCCATACTACTAGCCAGTTGGCATTTACTGTTAACTTGCCTTTTTGTGGCCCAAATCAAGTAGACAGTTTTTTCTGTGACCTCCCTCTAGTGACAAAGCTGGCCTGCATAGACACTTATGTTGTCAGCCTACTTATAGTTGCAGATAGCGGCTTTCTTTCTATGAGCTCCTTTCTCCTCTTGGTTGTCTCCTACACTGTGATACTTATCACCGTCAGGAACCGCTCCTCTGCCAGCATGGCAAAGGCCCGTTCCACACTGACTGCTCATATCACTGTGGTCACATTGTTCTTTGGACCATGCATCTTCATCTACGTGTGGCCCTTTAGCAGTTATTCTGTTGACAAAGTCCTTGCTGTGTTTTACACCATCTTTACTCCCATCTTAAACCCAGTTATTTACACTCTAAGGAACAAAGAAGTGAAGGCAGCCATGTCAAAACTGAAGAGTCGGTACCTGAAGCCTAGTCAGGTTTCTACAGTCATAAGAAATGTTCTTTTCTGGGAAACAAAGTAA